A single region of the Vanessa atalanta chromosome Z, ilVanAtal1.2, whole genome shotgun sequence genome encodes:
- the LOC125076021 gene encoding NADH-ubiquinone oxidoreductase subunit 8-like translates to MLKFMRITKTINKTVVFIRGYCDSCEEPPPSYQICPPCSSPTCSQLPAYYCCPRTKYDVNFIYVNDKPPSTALRDFVDRTAQTLFWTEIVRGFAVTLGHIFKEPATINYPFEKGPLSPRFRGEHALRRYPSGEERCIACKLCEAFCPAQAITIEAEERPDGSRRAVRYDIDLTKCIFCGYCQEACPVDAIVEGPNFEYSTETREELLYNKEKLLSNGDRWEPEIVSNLRDNHLYR, encoded by the exons ATGCTAAAATTTATGCGAATAACTAAAACCATAAACAAAACTGTGGTTTTTATTCGGGGTTATTGTGATTCTTGTGAAGAACCTCCACCGAGCTACCAAATATGCCCACCGTGCTCAAGTCCCACCTGCTCCCAGTTACCAGCTTACTACTGCTGCCCAAGGACAAAATACGATGTTAACTTTATCTACGTAAATGATAAGCCACCGAGCACAGCGTTAAGGGACTTCGTTGATAGAACTGCACAAACTCTTTTTTGGACGGAAATAGTTAGAG gtTTTGCCGTGACGCTCGGACATATATTCAAAGAACCGGCGACGATTAACTATCCATTTGAAAAGGGACCGCTGTCACCTCGGTTTCGCGGCGAGCACGCACTTAGGAGGTATCCTTCGGGAGAGGAGAGATGTATCGCTTGCAAATTATGCGAAGCGTTCTGTCCAGCTCAAGCAATTACAATCGAAGCAGAAGAACGTCCTGATGGTTCCCGACGGGCCGTCAGGTACGATATAGATCTTACCAAATGTATATTTTGCGGATACTGCCAAGAAGCCTGTCCAGTCGATGCAATAGTCGAAGGACCTAATTTCGAATATTCAACAGAAACACGTGaagaattattgtataataaagaaaaacttttaaGCAATGGTGACCGCTGGGAGCCGGAGATTGTTAGCAATTTGAGAGATAATCATTTATATcgatag